The Siniperca chuatsi isolate FFG_IHB_CAS linkage group LG2, ASM2008510v1, whole genome shotgun sequence genome window below encodes:
- the LOC122867299 gene encoding methyltransferase-like protein 7A, which translates to MTFLMRLCSLVVSVLCFPLHLINAVGLYQIYKRVFPFCLYRISVTYNKKMYGKKSELFRRLPEFNKPGEQLTILEIGCGTGTNFEFYPPGSKVICTDPNPNFQKYLKKAMGENDHLTYARFVVASGEDMGSVEDESVDVVVCTLVLCSVNNIPQTLREAHRILRPGGAFFFIEHVVADPSTWAYFFQHVFQPAWYYFGDGCDVTLETWKHLEAAGFSELKLRHIEAPLVFIIKQHIIGYAVK; encoded by the exons ATGACTTTTCTAATGCGACTTTGTTCTTTAGTTGTCAGTGTGTTATGCTTTCCCCTTCATCTGATCAACGCGGTGGGTCTGTATCAAATATACAAACGTGTCTTCCCATTTTGTTTATACCGCATTTCTGTAACGTACAACAAGAAGATGTACGGCAAGAAGAGTGAGCTGTTTCGCCGTCTCCCAGAGTTCAACAAGCCTGGCGAGCAGCTCACAATTTTGGAGATTGGCTGCGGCACCGGCACAAATTTTGAGTTTTATCCGCCTGGTAGCAAGGTGATCTGCACTGACCCGAACCCTAATTTTCAGAAATATCTGAAGAAAGCCATGGGCGAGAATGACCACCTCACATATGCGAGATTTGTGGTGGCATCGGGGGAGGACATGGGGTCAGTGGAGGACGAGTCGGTAGACGTTGTAGTCTGCACCCTGGTGCTCTGCTCTGTCAACAACATACCGCAAACTCTGCGAGAGGCCCACCGCATACTGAGACCA GGTGGAGCCTTCTTCTTCATTGAGCATGTAGTGGCAGATCCCTCCACTTGGGCATACTTCTTCCAGCATGTTTTCCAGCCTGCATGGTACTACTTTGGCGATGGATGTGACGTCACCCTGGAAACATGGAAGCATCTGGAGGCAGCTGGATTCTCTGAACTCAAACTGAGACACATTGAAGCACCTCTTGTCTTCATAATCAAACAACACATCATAGGTTATGCTGTGAAATAG
- the atf1 gene encoding cyclic AMP-dependent transcription factor ATF-1, with translation MEEVQPGSNGTESQTTIIPTTITSSQFSQIAQQMSLGGSSVAVVQLPGGQFQVQGVIQSAQSSVIQSPQMQTAQAQGSDSEDSQDSSDSGVTAQKTREILARRPSYRKILNELSSEEMAHIEGKDNSLASTGGVTVPTTQIYQTSSGQYITIAANGTIQLATPGSEGIQGLQAVTMANSGGAQQSTTILQYAQTPDGQQILVPSNQVVVQGAGGEMQTYQIRTAPASSSLPQTVVMTSPVGLSQGKTDDPTVKREIRLAKNREAARECRRKKKEYVKCLENRVAVLENQNKTLIEELKTLKDLYCVKTG, from the exons ATGGAAGAAGTGCAGCCGGGCAGCAATGGCACTGAGTCACAGACTACCATCATTCCCACTACCATCACAAGCTCTCAGTTCTCACAGATAGCACAACAG aTGTCACTAGGTGGTTCTTCTGTGGCTGTTGTACAGCTGCCAGGGGGTCAGTTTCAGGTTCAAGGAGTGATCCAGTCTGCACAGTCATCAGTCATCCAGTCCCCTCAGATGCAGACTGCACAG GCCCAGGGTTCAGATAGTGAAGATTCACAGGACTCGTCAGACAGTGGAGTTACAGCCCAAAAGACCAGAGAAATACTGGCAAGACGGCCTTcatacag AAAAATCCTAAATGAACTTTCATCTGAGGAAATGGCGCACATTGAGGGAAAGGATAACAGCCTGGCATCCACAGGAGGTGTTACAGTACCCACCACCCAAATCTACCAGACCAGCAGCGGCCAGTACA TTACCATAGCCGCTAATGGCACAATCCAGCTGGCAACTCCAGGGTCCGAAGGCATTCAGGGACTACAGGCTGTCACCATGGCCAACTCGGGTGGAGCCCAGCAAAGCACCACCATCCTGCAGTATGCCCAGACACCTGACGGCCAGCAGATACTGGTGCCTAGCAACCAGGTTGTTGTACAAG GTGCAGGAGGAGAGATGCAAACATACCAGATCCGCACAGCTCCCGCATCCAGCTCCCTGCCTCAGACTGTAGTAATGACCTCTCCTGTGGGACTATCTCAGGGCAAGACTGATGATCCAACAGTGAAGAGGGAAATCAGGCTTGCAAAAAACAG AGAGGCAGCCCGTGAATGTCGACGGAAGAAAAAGGAATATGTTAAATGCCTGGAAAACCGCGTAGCTGTTCTTGAAAACCAAAATAAGACCCTGATTGAAGAACTCAAAACATTAAAGGACCTTTATTGTGTTAAAACAGGATAA